CGTTCTGCACCGGCGACTCGCCGGCTGTCGTCTGATACAGCGGCGGACTGCCCGCCCAGAACACCGCGACCGCGGCCGCGATGACCGCGATGCCGACCGTCAGCTCGCGCGAGCTGCGCAGCGTCCGGATGCCGACCACCGCCACCGCGATCCAGAACAACCCGGACAGCGACACGTAACGTGCCTGGGCGCCGTCGCCGAGGAACACCTCGCTGCGACCGAGGGAGATCAGACCGGCCGCGAGCAGCGAGTAGGTCGCCACCCCCCACCACGGGATCAGGTCGGCGTACTCCTCGCGCCGGGTCCAGAACGTCACGAAGCCCACCGCCAGCACCGCCAGCCCGCCGGCGCCGGCCACCAGGCCGAACGTCCCGCCGGTCGGGTCCCACAGCGTCGACAGGTTGGTCAGGAACGTCTGGGACAGCAGCCCCGGGTCCTTGCTGATCCCCTTGCCGGTGGTGCCGCCGTTGGAGGTCAGCTTGTACACCACGGCGGCGCCGAAGAACAACCCGAGCGGCAGGGCCCAGCGCCACCAGCGATCACGGCGCAGCAGCGCCACCACCACGATGGCCAGCGGCGCGGCGAACCCGGTGCCGTAGCTCAGCAGCGCCAGCGCCGCGGCGGCCACGGCCAGGCCGGTGCGCCGGTCCCGGGCGAACAGCACGCCCAGCAGCCCGAACACGTTCGCGGTGATCCAGGCCGTCCCGCTCATGCCCTTGAGGTAGTTCCACGCCCCGGTCGGGCAGAACAGCACCGCGCTGGCGGCCAGCATCAGCATTATCCGCGCCAGGGGAGGCCACCGGCTCGGCAGCAGGAACCACAGCACCGCCAGCGAGGCCAGCGCCATTCCGATGGCGAAGTACCCCAGCTCGTGGTTCGTCCCGTTCAGCAGCTTGGCGTCGAGGTAGTAGACGACCTGCGGCACGAAGAACGGGTGCTCGTTCTGGTAGCTGAACAACCCGCGCAGGTGCAGGCTGCCGTCCGGGTTGGTGATGCGCACCAGCGAGGGCCAGTAGTCCTGGTACTGCATCTGGGTGGACTTGCCGACCCGCCGGGCCATCAGCAGCGCCGGCAGCAACACCAGCAGCGCGGCCCACCAGCCCGGCCGCACGGTCCCGGCCCGCTCACCCCACCGGCCGAACCGGCCGGGACGATCAGCGACCGACCCTACCGCGCTCGCCCCGGCTCCGGTCCTGCCGGTGCGCTCGGGGTCGGTCTCGCGTTCGGAAGGGCTGTCGGTGATCGTGGTGTCCACAGTCGATCAGTTCGCCCGCGGCCGGGCCAGCGCCGGATCGGTCGGGGGCTGCGAGTTCTGCGGGGTCAGCGCGGGCAGCACCGTGGTCTCGGTCGAGGCCGCCGGCATCGAGGTGGCGCCGGCGGCAACCGGAGCGGTGGTGGCTGCCGGCGCGCCGTCGTTCGCCAGCACCGCGGTCTCGACGCCGGTGTCGGCCACCGGCACGCCCGACACGGCGGGCACGTTCGGAATCGGCCGGGTCCTGCTGCGCAACGGCACCGAGGTGTCGAAGTTGCGATCTGTCCGATGGATGATCAGCTCGGCCAGCAGCCCCATGCCGATCAGCTGGACGGCCAGCATCTCGAGCAGGATGCCCAACTGAAGCAGCGGCCGGGTGCCGATGCCGTTGTCGGTGAACAGCCAGACCGCCAGCAGGTAGGTCAGGATCAGCGAGCCGAGCACGCCGAACATCAGGCCGAGCCCGCCCAGCAGGTGCGAGGGCCGCCGGCCGTACCGGGTGATCGAGACGACGGTGAGCAGGTCGAGCGCGCCGCGGGCATAGCGTTCCAGGCCGTACTTGGACACCCCGTGCAGCCGCGGCCGGTGGTTGACCGGGATCTCGGTGACCCGGAAGCCGTTGGCGTGCGCCAGCGCCGGGACGTAACGGTGTAGCTCGCCGTACAGCGGCACCACGTCATAGATCTCTTTGCGGGCCACCCGCAGGCCGCTGTTGTGGTCGTTGAGCTTCAGGCCGGTGACCACGCCGGTGGCGCGGTTGAACAGCTTGGACGGCAGCCGCTTGCCGAGCGGGTCCTTGCGGTCGCGCTTGTAGCCGGTGACCAGGTCGAAGCCGCTCTCCAGCATGGCCAGCATCCGGGGCAGCTCGTTGGGGTCGTCCTGCATGTCGGCGTCCATCGTGATGATGATCTCGCCGTGCGCCTCGGCGAAGCCGGCCGCCAGCGCGGCGGCCTTGCCGAAGTTGCTGCGGAACCGCAGCGCCCGCACCCGCGGGTCGACGGCCGCGACCGCCTCGATCGAGTCCCAGGTGCCGTCGGTGCTGCCGTCGTCGACGAAGACGATCTCGTAGCTGAACTCCGGCCGCTGCCGCATCGCGCTGACGATCTCGGCGACCAGCGGAGCGATCGTCTTGACCTCGTCCTTGGCAGGAATGACAAGGGAGATGTCCACGTCTGACAGGCGTGCGTTGGTCACGAAGTACTCCGTTCGGCGCTGAAGGGACCCCGTCGATCGTACCGCCGGAGCAGGGCCCGGCCGGTCAGCGCGCGCGGCCCGCCGGGCCTGGCCACTGGGCGGACGGGCATCACGGGGCCGTCAGGATCGAGGTCTGGTCGGGGTAGGGAAGGGTCGGGGTGAGACCGGTCAGCCGGCGCTCGGCCATTCCGGACCGCTGGATCGCCTCGCGGTAGCGACGCCGGCGGGTGTTGTCGAAGACGATGACGCCGCCCGGTTCGAGCCGGTGCCGGGCCCGTTCCAGGCAGGCCTCGCGAGCGCGCCCGTCGATCACGATGAGCGAGAACTCACCGGGCACGTCGTCGATGCTGGCCACGTAGCCGGCGAAGTCCAGGCCGGCCGCGCCTTCTTTGCGGGAGCCGACCACCGGAGCGTCCGAGGGCACCGGCTCGACGATTCGGAAGTCGACGTTGGCCAGCGGCGCCAGCGAGGGCCGCAGGTGCTCGCCGAACTCGCGGTGATGCTCGACCGAATGCACCTCATCGGCCCGCTTGGCCAGCCACAGGGTGCTGGCGCCCGAGCCGTACTCGAACACCCGGACCGGCTTGGGGTGAGCAGTCAGCCAAGCCTCGACCACGTCGACGGCCCGGTAGGTCCACCACGGCACGTCCAGCTCGGCGATCGCCAGCGAGTCATAGGCCCGGGTCAGGCTGTACATCCAGTGCTTGGTGCGCTGATCGCGCGACGGGGGCTGCTCGCTCAGCAGGCCCGCCCTGGTCAGCACCGAGCCGGCTCCCCGCGCGCCGGCCGCGTAAAGCCCCTTGGCGCGCAACAGCGCGTTCGGCTTGTTGGTCACTGCATGCTCCCGTTCGTCAAGGCGCCACCTGCCGGCGCGCCGTCGGTGGCTGCCGTGCTGGTGGCTGCCGTGCTCGCCGTGACCGCCCCGCCGGCCCGGCGCACCGCCCACAACCCGAGCAGCCCGCCGCCGGCGTCGACGGCGATGAACAGCAGCCGGGCGATGGCTGCCACCGCGACCGCCGGCCCGTTGTCCAGGCCGCTGATGGCCAGGAACACCAGCTCACGCAGCCCCGCCCCGGCCGGAACCGGGATGGCCAGAAAGCCGATGATCCAGGCCGCTACCGCGGCGAACGCTACCCGAGCCGGCTGCTGGGAGTAGCCCAGCGCCTCGGTGACGCACACCGACGTCGCGCCCACCAGCAGCCAGGTGGCGATCGACCAGGCGGTCAGGCCCAGCATGGCGCGCCACGGCTGCGGCTCGATCCGGACCCGGCCGCGGGTCAGCTTCGCGCCCACCGCCAGCAGCCGCCCCAGCACCGCCGGGTGCAGCGCGCCGACGCCGAGCGGGATGAGCGCCAGCATCAGCCAGCCCCAGCTCAGGCCGTCGCCGTCGGCTGCCACGAACGGCGCGAGCACCCCGCACACCACGGCGGCGGCCACGCACATCACGGCGTAGCAGATCAGCGTCGTCAGGTACCCGGTCGAGCGGGAGATGCCGGCCCGCGCGGCCAGCTCGCCGCGGCCCAGCACCGGCCAGACACCGCCCGGGACGTACTTGCCCAGCTCACCGCCGAAGTACCAGGCCACCGCGTCCCGTCGACGGGTGGCGGCCCCGAACACCTGCAGGCAGCGCCACCACAGCAGCCCCAGCCCGGTCATCGCCGCCGCGGCGGTCAGCAGGGCCAGCAGCAGCCAGCCGGGCCGGGCGTCGGCCAGAGCGTCGGAGATGCTGTTCCACTCCCGGGCCAGGGTCAGCACGCACAGCGCGACCGCCAGCACCGCGATCACCAGCCCGCCGGCCTTGAGCGCCACCGCCAGCCGGGACCGGGTGGGCTGGTCGGGCGGAGCCGGCGTCGGCGACGGCGTGGGCGTCGGCGTCGGCAAGGCCGCTGACGCGTCGCTGTCGGATACCGGCACGGACATCGAGCTTAGTGCCTGGCCGACCCCCGGACGGCCAGTCGCGGACGGCGCGGCGGTCGCCTCGGCCGAGCGCTGGACGCAATAGGTTGCACCAGTGGTCCACTAGGATCGATTTTTTCCGCGGTCCCGATCCCGGTCTGGAGTCCTGCCGTGCTGCGTGTGCTCGTCGACGCCACGGCCATCCCCGCCCAACTGCGCGGCGTCGGGCGCTACCTGGACAACGTCCTGCCTGCCCTGGTGACCGCCGGTGTCGAGGTGACAGCCCTCGCCCAGGCCCGTGACCGCAAGCATTTCGAGGACCTGGGCGTGGCCTGCGTCCCGGACGTGGCGGTGCCGGCCGGCCGGGCTGCCCGGCTGGCCTGGGAGCAGTACGGGCTGCCCGGGGTGGCGGCCCGGCTGGCCCCTGACGTGCTGCACTCGCCGCACTACACCCACCCGTTGCGCTGGCGGGGCCCGCTGGCGGTGACGGTGCACGACGGCACCTTCTTCTCCGATCCGCAGTGGCACACCCGCACCAAGGGCCCGTTCTTCCGCGCCGCGACCCGCCTGGCGGTGCGCCGGGCCGACGTCTGCATCGTGCCGGCCCAGGCCACCGCCGACGAGCTGCACCGGCGGCTGGGCCTGGAACCCGACCGGGCGCAGGTCGCGCACCTGGGCGTCGACACGGCGCTGTTCAAGCCGCCGGACGCCGAGGCCAAGGCCCGGGCCCGGGCCGCCGCCGGGCTGGAGCCGGCCGAGGAGTTCATCGCGTTCCTGGGCACCCTGGAACCCCGCAAGAACGTGCCGGCGCTGATCCGGGGCTGGGTGTCGGCCTGCGCGCGGCTCGCCGGCCCGCCGCCGGCCCTGGTGCTGGCCGGCGGCGCCGGCTGGGACCGCGACCTCGAGGCCGCGGTGGCGGCGGTGCCGGCCGGGCTGCGGCTGCTGCGTCCGGGCTACCTGCCGCTGGCCGAGCTGCCCGGCCTGCTCGGCGCGGCCACCGTGGTGGCCTACCCGAGCCTGGGCGAGGGCTTCGGGCTGCCGGTGCTGGAGGCGATGGCCTGCGGCGCGGCGGTGCTGACCACCCGGCGCCTGGCGTTGCCCGAGGTCGGCGGTGAGGCGGTCGCCTACGCCGAGCCCACCGACGACTCGATCGCCGACGCGCTGGGCTGGCTGCTGACCGACCCGCAGCTGCGCGAGCAACTGGGCCAGGCCGGCCTGGCCCGGGCGGCGCGGTTCACCTGGGCCGCCTGTGCCGAGGCGCACCTGCGCGGCTACGAGCACGCGCTGCGGCGCTCCAGGCAGGAGGGCAGGCGTTGACCGACGCCACGTTCGACAAGGACACCGTCGCCGGGGACACCCTCACGGTTGTCGCGGTCACCTTCTCGCCGGGCAGCTCGCTCACCAGCTTTCTGGACAGCCTGGCGCTGGCCACCGACCGTGAGGTCGAGGTGCTGCTGGCCGACAACGGCTCCAGCGACGGGGCGCCCGAGGCGGCCGCGCGGCGTCCCGGGGTCAGGCTGATCAGCACCGGCGGCAACCTCGGCTACGGCGGGGGCGTCAACGCCGGTGTCGCGGCGACCGGCGCCGAGTGGGTGGTGGCCGCCAACCCGGACGTGGTGTGGGACCCGGGCTCGATCGACGTGCTGCTGGCCGCGGCCGAGCGCTGGCCCCGCGCCGGCGCGCTCGGTCCGCTGATCCGCCAGCCCGACGGCGGGGTCTACCCGTCGGCCCGGGCGCTGCCCACCCTCGGACGAGGCATCGGTCATGCCGTGTTCGGCTGGTTCTGGCCGGGTAACCCGTGGAGCACCCGCTACCGGCGCGAGAACGAGCAACCGGCCGAGCGGACCGCCGGCTGGTTGTCAGGGTCCTGCCTGCTGCTGCGCAGGCAGGCGTTCGAGTCCGTCGGGGGCTTTGACCCGGCGTACTTCATGTACTTCGAGGACGTGGACCTGGGGGAGCGGCTGGCCGACGCCGGCTGGCTGAATGTCTACGTCCCCTCGGCGGCGGTGACCCACACCGGGGCGCACGCCACCTCGCGAAACCCCTCGGCGATGACCTCGGCGCACCATCGCAGCGCCTGGCTGTACTTCAGCCGGCACTACTCGGGCCTGCGCTGGCTGCCGCTGCGGCTGGTGATACGCCTCGGTTTGGCAGTGCGTGAACAATTGTCCTTGCGGATCGCCGGTGTCAGCGCCGGCGCCCGCCCGCACGGCAAGCAGCGCCGGCGATCGGACGGCGAGGTTCGCACGGGCAATGCGGCCAGTGCCGCCAGCGCCGCCAGCGGCGACAATGCCGTCAGTGCCGATAAGGGGGATGTTGGATGACGTCATCGGTCGAGGCGATAGTGCTGGTGGGTGGCAAGGGCACCCGGTTGCGGCCGCTCACGCTGTCGGCGCCGAAGCCGATGCTGCCGACCGCGGGCGTGCCGTTCCTGACCCACCTGCTGTCCAGGATCAAGGCCGCCGGGATTACCCACGTCATCCTGGGAACCAGTTACCAGGCCGAGGTGTTCTCCGAGCACTTCGGCGACGGCGCCGCGCTCGGCCTGGATTTGGAGTACGTCGTGGAGACCGTGCCGCTGGGCACCGGCGGCGCGATCGGCAACGTCGCGCACCTGCTGCGCGGTGACACCGCGATGATCTTCAACGGCGACATCCTGACCGGCTGTGACCTGACCGGCCTGCTGGACCAGCACCGCCGGACGTCGGCCGACGTCACCCTGCACCTGACCACCGTGCAAGACCCGCGCGCCTTCGGCTGCGTGCCCACCGACGCCGACGGCCGGGTGACCGCCTTCCTGGAGAAGGACCCGAACCCGGTCACCGACCAGATCAACGCCGGCACCTACGTGTTCTCCCGCGCTGTCGTCGAGTCGATCCCGTCCGGACGGCCGGTCTCGGTGGAGCTCGAGACCTTTCCCGGCCTGCTCGCCGGCGGCGCGCTGGTGACCGGTTACCTGGACACCAGCTACTGGCGCGACCTGGGCAAGCCTGCTGACTTCGTGGCCGGATCTGCTGATCTGGTAAGGGGAATCGCGCCCACCGAGGCGCTGCCCGGACCCACCGGCGAGGCGCTGGTGCTGCCCGAGGCGAAGGTCGCCGACGGCGCGGTCCTGACCGGCGGTTGCACGGTCGGGCGGAACTGCGTGGTCGAGTCGGGCGCGGTGATCGACGGCTCGGTGCTCTTCGACGGCGCCCGGGTGGCGGCCGGCGCCTCGGTGCGCGCCAGCATCATCGGCCGGGACGCCGTGGTCGGGCCCGGCACCCTGCTGGACTCGGTGGTGATCGGGGACCGGGCGGTGCTCGGCGCCGGCATCGAACTGCTGGCCGGGGCACGGGTCTGGCCGGACGTCCAGCTCGCTGACGGCAGCGTCCGTTTCTCGGCCGACAGCTAGTTCCGGCGTCGACATGAGCAGCCCGGCCATGGCCGAACTCCGCTGGCAGCCGCCGGCGCCGGTCGACCTGGTCCGGACGCTGCGACCGCTGTGCCACGGCGCCGGCGACCCGACCGCCCGGTTCGTCAACGGCACGTTCTGGTGGGCCTGCCGCACCCCGCAAGGCCCCGGAACCCTCGCGATCAGCGCTGCCGGCGAGCAGCTGCACGCCCGAGCCTGGGGGGCCGGCGCGGACTGGCTGCTGGCAGCGACGCCGGACCTGCTCGGCGCCGGCGATGACTGGTCCGAGCTCGACGTCAGCGGCCATCCGGTGCTGCGGCAGGCCCGGCGCAACCGGCCCGGCGTCCGGCTGACCAGGACCGGCCTGGTGCTGGACTCGCTGGTGCCGGCCTGCCTGGAGCAGCGGGTCACCGGCCAGGAGGCGTTCCGGGCCTGGCGGCTGCTGACCTACGCCTACGGCGAGCGGGCGCCGGGACCGGCCGAACCGCGGCTGTGGCTGCCGGCCGAGCCGGCCCGGCTGCTGGAGGTGCCCAGCTGGGACTGGCACCGGTTCGGGGTAGACGCCAAGCGCTACCGGGCGGTCCGGGCCGCGGCGACGGTGGCCGGCCGGCTGGAGGAGTGCGTGGGGCTGGCTGCCAGCCAGTCGATCGCCGCGGCGCGGCAGCGGCTGGCGCTGGTGCCCGGCGTCGGGCCGTGGACCGTCGCCGAGACCACAGTGCGGGCGCTCGGTGACCCGGACGCCGTCAGTGTCGGGGACTTTCACCTTTCCAACATTGTGGGTTTCGCCCTGACCGGTGCGCCCCGCACCGACGACGCGACGATGCTGGAGCTGCTCGAGCCGTGGGCCGGGCAGCGCGCCCGGGTGATCCGGCTGATCCTGCTCAGCGGCCTGACGCCGCCCAAGTACGGCCCGCGGTACAGCCCGCAGGACATGTCCGGGATCTGAGAAGACGAAAGGCAAGGAGGTCATTGTCTCCTTGCCACTTTCAACTTATAGCGCACCGGGGGGCTTGCGGCAAGACCCGGGTGGCGCCGCAGAATCGCCGACCGAGGCCAGGGCCTCGGATCGGAGCTGCACGTGAACCCCCTTACCACCAGCGCGTTCGACCTTCCCGACCACCTCAGCGCCAAGGCCGACCCACGGCTGATCGCCGGCGACGAGCAGCACTTCGCGGCCATCGCCGAAAGCCTCGAGCAGTCGATCGCCGACCTGTCCGACCGGCTCGATGCCGCGCGCAAGGCGCCGGGTGGCGCCGGCCAGCAGGCGTTGGACCGGGACCTGGAGATCCACCGGTTGAACGCTCGGCTGCGCGCCCTGCGTCGCTTCGGCCTGGACCTGTGCCTCGGGCACATGGTCAGCACGGACAACCCCGAGCCGGTGTACATCGGGCGGCTCGGCCTGACCGACCCCGCGGGTCACCGGCTGCTGCTCGACTGGCGCTCCGCCGCGGCTGAGCCGTTCTTCGGAGCGACCCATGCCAACCCGGTGGGCCTGGCCAGCCGCCGCAGGTACCGCTGGACCGGCGGCCGGATCAGCGACTACTGGGACGAGGTGTTCAGCACCGACGGGATGGCCGGAATGGCCGAACACCCCGCGCTGGACGACCAATCCGCCTTTCTCGCCAGCCTGGGCAGCAGCCGCTCGCCCCGGATGCGTGACGTGCTCGCCACCATCCAGGCCGACCAGGACGCCATCATCCGCGCGGGATCCGGCGGCGCGCTCGTCGTCGACGGCGGCCCGGGCACCGGCAAGACCGTCGTGGCCCTGCACCGCTCGGCCTACCTGCTCTACTCCGACCCTCGCCTCGGCCGCCGCAGCGGTCACTCCACCGGCGGCGTGCTGTTCATCGGCCCGCACCAGCCCTACCTGGACTACGTCGCCGACGTCCTGCCCGGCCTCGGCGAGGAGGGCGTGCAGACCTGCACCCTGCGCGACCTGGTCGCCGAGGGAGCTGTGGCCGGGATCGAGGCCGACCCGCGGGTGGCCCAGCTGAAGTCGTCGGCGGACCTGGTGACGGCGATCGAGACGGCCGTCCGGTTCTACGAGGAGCCGCCCACCAAGCCGATGGCGGTCCAGACGCACTGGTCCGACAGCTGGCTGAGCGCCGATGAGTGGGCCGAGGCGTTCGAAGCGGCCGAGCCGGGCACCCCGCACAACGAGGCGCGCGAGCAGGTCTTCGAGGAACTGCTCGTGATCCTGATGGACAAGCACGACGGCGACGCCTCGCCCCACCTGCTGCGCAAGTCGTTGCTGCAGAACGAGGAACTGCTCACCACCTTAAACAGGGCGTGGCCGCTGATCGACGCGGCTGACCTGGTCGCTGACCTGTGGTCGGTGCCGGCCTACCTGCGCAGGTGCGCTCCGTGGCTCAGCGCCGCCGAGGTTCGATTGCTGCAACGCGAAGACGCCCAGGCCTGGACGGAGTCCGACCTGCCGTTGCTGGATGCGGCGCGGCGGCGGCTCGGTGACCCGGAGGCGTCGCGGCGCAAACGCCGGAGCGCCGCGGCTCTCGCCTCCCAACGGGAGCAGATGACCCGGGTGGTCGATGACCTCATCGCGGCCGATGACTCCGAGTTGCTCCTGATGACCAGCCTGCGCCAGCAGGATCTGCGCGACGCCCTGGTCGACGAGGCCGCGCTGCCCGGCGCCGATCCGGACCTGCTCGCCGGCCCGTTCGCGCACATCGTGGTGGACGAGGCTCAGGAACTGACTGATGCGCAATGGCAGATGCTGCTGCCGCGCTGCCCGTCCGGCAGCTTCACCGTCGTCGGGGACCGCGCCCAGGCCCGGCACGGGTTTCCCGAGTCGTGGCAGGAGCGGCTGGCCCGGATCGGACTGGTCCGGATCAGCGTGGCCACCCTGAACATCAACTACCGGACGCCGAAAGAGATCATGGCCGAGGCCGAGCCGGTCATCCGGGCCGTGCTCCCGGACGCGAACGTGCCGACCTCCATCCGCGGCGCCGGCGTCCCCGTGCGGCGCGGATCGGTTTCGGAGCTGAGCGTGATCCTCGACAGCTGGCTCGCCGAGCATGGTGAAGGAACAGCGTGCGTCGTAAGCACATCCTCGATCGAGGATCCCGCCTTGCGAGCAGCCTTGGAAGGCAAGCCGCGGGTCCGGTCGCTGACCCCGGAGCTGGT
The Jatrophihabitans sp. DNA segment above includes these coding regions:
- a CDS encoding glycosyltransferase family 2 protein, whose amino-acid sequence is MTNARLSDVDISLVIPAKDEVKTIAPLVAEIVSAMRQRPEFSYEIVFVDDGSTDGTWDSIEAVAAVDPRVRALRFRSNFGKAAALAAGFAEAHGEIIITMDADMQDDPNELPRMLAMLESGFDLVTGYKRDRKDPLGKRLPSKLFNRATGVVTGLKLNDHNSGLRVARKEIYDVVPLYGELHRYVPALAHANGFRVTEIPVNHRPRLHGVSKYGLERYARGALDLLTVVSITRYGRRPSHLLGGLGLMFGVLGSLILTYLLAVWLFTDNGIGTRPLLQLGILLEMLAVQLIGMGLLAELIIHRTDRNFDTSVPLRSRTRPIPNVPAVSGVPVADTGVETAVLANDGAPAATTAPVAAGATSMPAASTETTVLPALTPQNSQPPTDPALARPRAN
- a CDS encoding class I SAM-dependent methyltransferase, which codes for MTNKPNALLRAKGLYAAGARGAGSVLTRAGLLSEQPPSRDQRTKHWMYSLTRAYDSLAIAELDVPWWTYRAVDVVEAWLTAHPKPVRVFEYGSGASTLWLAKRADEVHSVEHHREFGEHLRPSLAPLANVDFRIVEPVPSDAPVVGSRKEGAAGLDFAGYVASIDDVPGEFSLIVIDGRAREACLERARHRLEPGGVIVFDNTRRRRYREAIQRSGMAERRLTGLTPTLPYPDQTSILTAP
- a CDS encoding lysylphosphatidylglycerol synthase domain-containing protein, which produces MSVPVSDSDASAALPTPTPTPSPTPAPPDQPTRSRLAVALKAGGLVIAVLAVALCVLTLAREWNSISDALADARPGWLLLALLTAAAAMTGLGLLWWRCLQVFGAATRRRDAVAWYFGGELGKYVPGGVWPVLGRGELAARAGISRSTGYLTTLICYAVMCVAAAVVCGVLAPFVAADGDGLSWGWLMLALIPLGVGALHPAVLGRLLAVGAKLTRGRVRIEPQPWRAMLGLTAWSIATWLLVGATSVCVTEALGYSQQPARVAFAAVAAWIIGFLAIPVPAGAGLRELVFLAISGLDNGPAVAVAAIARLLFIAVDAGGGLLGLWAVRRAGGAVTASTAATSTAATDGAPAGGALTNGSMQ
- a CDS encoding glycosyltransferase family 1 protein → MLRVLVDATAIPAQLRGVGRYLDNVLPALVTAGVEVTALAQARDRKHFEDLGVACVPDVAVPAGRAARLAWEQYGLPGVAARLAPDVLHSPHYTHPLRWRGPLAVTVHDGTFFSDPQWHTRTKGPFFRAATRLAVRRADVCIVPAQATADELHRRLGLEPDRAQVAHLGVDTALFKPPDAEAKARARAAAGLEPAEEFIAFLGTLEPRKNVPALIRGWVSACARLAGPPPALVLAGGAGWDRDLEAAVAAVPAGLRLLRPGYLPLAELPGLLGAATVVAYPSLGEGFGLPVLEAMACGAAVLTTRRLALPEVGGEAVAYAEPTDDSIADALGWLLTDPQLREQLGQAGLARAARFTWAACAEAHLRGYEHALRRSRQEGRR
- a CDS encoding glycosyltransferase family 2 protein; this translates as MTDATFDKDTVAGDTLTVVAVTFSPGSSLTSFLDSLALATDREVEVLLADNGSSDGAPEAAARRPGVRLISTGGNLGYGGGVNAGVAATGAEWVVAANPDVVWDPGSIDVLLAAAERWPRAGALGPLIRQPDGGVYPSARALPTLGRGIGHAVFGWFWPGNPWSTRYRRENEQPAERTAGWLSGSCLLLRRQAFESVGGFDPAYFMYFEDVDLGERLADAGWLNVYVPSAAVTHTGAHATSRNPSAMTSAHHRSAWLYFSRHYSGLRWLPLRLVIRLGLAVREQLSLRIAGVSAGARPHGKQRRRSDGEVRTGNAASAASAASGDNAVSADKGDVG
- a CDS encoding NDP-sugar synthase; the encoded protein is MTSSVEAIVLVGGKGTRLRPLTLSAPKPMLPTAGVPFLTHLLSRIKAAGITHVILGTSYQAEVFSEHFGDGAALGLDLEYVVETVPLGTGGAIGNVAHLLRGDTAMIFNGDILTGCDLTGLLDQHRRTSADVTLHLTTVQDPRAFGCVPTDADGRVTAFLEKDPNPVTDQINAGTYVFSRAVVESIPSGRPVSVELETFPGLLAGGALVTGYLDTSYWRDLGKPADFVAGSADLVRGIAPTEALPGPTGEALVLPEAKVADGAVLTGGCTVGRNCVVESGAVIDGSVLFDGARVAAGASVRASIIGRDAVVGPGTLLDSVVIGDRAVLGAGIELLAGARVWPDVQLADGSVRFSADS
- the helR gene encoding RNA polymerase recycling motor ATPase HelR; the encoded protein is MNPLTTSAFDLPDHLSAKADPRLIAGDEQHFAAIAESLEQSIADLSDRLDAARKAPGGAGQQALDRDLEIHRLNARLRALRRFGLDLCLGHMVSTDNPEPVYIGRLGLTDPAGHRLLLDWRSAAAEPFFGATHANPVGLASRRRYRWTGGRISDYWDEVFSTDGMAGMAEHPALDDQSAFLASLGSSRSPRMRDVLATIQADQDAIIRAGSGGALVVDGGPGTGKTVVALHRSAYLLYSDPRLGRRSGHSTGGVLFIGPHQPYLDYVADVLPGLGEEGVQTCTLRDLVAEGAVAGIEADPRVAQLKSSADLVTAIETAVRFYEEPPTKPMAVQTHWSDSWLSADEWAEAFEAAEPGTPHNEAREQVFEELLVILMDKHDGDASPHLLRKSLLQNEELLTTLNRAWPLIDAADLVADLWSVPAYLRRCAPWLSAAEVRLLQREDAQAWTESDLPLLDAARRRLGDPEASRRKRRSAAALASQREQMTRVVDDLIAADDSELLLMTSLRQQDLRDALVDEAALPGADPDLLAGPFAHIVVDEAQELTDAQWQMLLPRCPSGSFTVVGDRAQARHGFPESWQERLARIGLVRISVATLNINYRTPKEIMAEAEPVIRAVLPDANVPTSIRGAGVPVRRGSVSELSVILDSWLAEHGEGTACVVSTSSIEDPALRAALEGKPRVRSLTPELVKGLEFDLVVLIDRAASGTGTSGAEASGAETSGGAGAIEAAVDRYVAMTRATQRLVLLTSP